One region of Triticum aestivum cultivar Chinese Spring chromosome 6B, IWGSC CS RefSeq v2.1, whole genome shotgun sequence genomic DNA includes:
- the LOC123135073 gene encoding uncharacterized protein translates to MVGSKTHHHASSSLLPEELKLLQNARCSPDDGNGAHNGGGGGRSALGQWKCRLLDSLRPRRPRCVVCLQVQHVTGMPPAAEGRGVVVGWRSKGGEGEHTAPARVSRGGAAAFDEVFLHYFTAGGSTLRSFTVWAVLVDEGSAPGGGDIGAFPVDLAEAAAAESSHPQFGGKALSFPLGGAAAGAVLTVSVYCRVMEQEEIHGANGHARERKNKGKSASYASCLPDLSCLRTRPPAAAGAPRRATSLRSERGGFITIENSVAEMEEEEGFITMEKGTVSSRSRRAALALEALAAAEEEEAEDEKPCLFMELSSSSGEASALEVEGVEEEFLAMLEDKYWAEMARSKEIEKGLSVSLDAGLDLGLDLDALIREAETELARAEQAWRSKVGAAIVEEEEYKELLRRWGSGAARDRDRDREHLATSNSGCSWGFGFGSPI, encoded by the exons ATGGTAGGCAGCAAGACGCACCAccacgcctcctcctccctcctgccGGAGGAGCTCAAGCTCTTGCAGAATGCCAGGTGCTCCCCTGACGACGGCAACGGCGCCCATAATggcggaggaggaggacggagCGCGCTCGGGCAGTGGAAGTGCCGGCTGCTGGACTCCCTCCGGCCCCGGCGCCCGCGCTGCGTCGTGTGCCTCCAGGTGCAGCACGTCACCGGCATGCCCCCCGCCGCCGAGGGCCGCGGCGTGGTGGTCGGGTGGAGGAGCAAGGGCGGCGAGGGCGAGCACACGGCGCCCGCGCGGGTGTCGCGCGGCGGCGCGGCCGCGTTCGACGAGGTGTTCCTGCACTACTTCACCGCCGGCGGCTCCACGCTGCGGAGCTTCACCGTGTGGGCGGTGCTCGTGGACGAGGGCTCGGCTCCTGGGGGCGGGGACATCGGCGCGTTCCCGGTGGACCTCGCCGAGGCCGCCGCGGCCGAGAGCTCGCACCCGCAGTTCGGCGGCAAGGCGCTCAGCTTCCCGCTCGGCGGGGCGGCCGCCGGCGCCGTGCTCACGGTGAGCGTCTACTGCAGAGTGATGGAGCAGGAGGAGATCCATGGCGCCAACG GGCATGCGCGGGAGAGGAAGAACAAGGGCAAGAGCGCGTCGTACGCGTCGTGCCTGCCGGACCTGAGCTGCCTCCGTACCcgtccgccggcggcggcgggggcgccgcGGCGGGCGACGTCGCTGCGGTCGGAGCGGGGCGGGTTCATCACGATCGAGAACTCGGtggcggagatggaggaggaggaggggttcaTCACGATGGAGAAGGGCACGGTGTCGTCGCGGTCTAGGCGGGCGGCGCTGGCGCTGGAGGCGctggcggcagcggaggaggaggaggcggaggacgagAAGCCGTGCCTGTTCATGGAGCTGTCGTCGTCGTCGGGGGAGGCGTCGGCGCTGGAGGTGGAGGGGGTGGAGGAGGAGTTCCTGGCGATGCTGGAGGACAAGTACTGGGCGGAGATGGCGCGGAGCAAGGAGATCGAGAAGGGGCTGAGCGTGAGCCTGGACGCCGGGCTGGACCTGGGGCTGGACCTGGACGCGCTGATCCGGGAGGCCGAGACGGAGCTGGCCCGGGCGGAGCAGGCGTGGAGGAGCAAGGTCGGCGCCGCCATCGTCGAGGAGGAGGAGTACAAGGAGCTGCTCCGGCGGTGGGGCAGCGGCGCCGCCAGGGACCGGGACCGGGACCGGGAGCACCTCGCCACCTCCAACTCCGGCTGCTCCTGGGGCTTCGGCTTCGGCAGCCCCATCTAA
- the LOC123139870 gene encoding actin-related protein 2/3 complex subunit 1B isoform X2, which yields MAAQAIHQFAECITCHAWSPDHSMIAFCPNTTEVHIYKFFTDKWEKLHVLAKHDQIVSGIDWSRSSNKIVTVSHDRNSYVWTQEGQDWVPTLVILKLNRAALCVQWSPKENKFAVGSGAKSVSICYYEQENNWWISKVIRKKHESSVTSVAWHPNNIHLATTSTDGKCRVFSTIIKGVDTRGPQAGASVDWKFGEQIAQLDLSPTWAFGVRWSPSGKTLAYAGHSSMIYFVDDVEGSPAAQNLALRDILFVSEKMAIGVGFDCNPLIFAADETGLWSFVRYLDERKVTPSTSKASQLSEALGKLYGQSRQGSSSDTVEPSKPRGGAHENCITCIVPLRKGSESIVKRFSTSGLDGKIVVWDLENHITISK from the exons ATGGCCGCGCAGGCGATCCACCAGTTCGCCGAGTGCATCACCTGCCACGCCTGGAGCCCCGACCACTCCA TGATTGCCTTTTGTCCAAATACCACAGAAGTACACATTTATAAGTTTTTCACAGACAAGTGGGAGAAACTTCATGTTCTTGCAAAG CATGATCAGATAGTGTCTGGAATAGACTGGAGTAGATCTTCCAACAAAATTGTGACTGTTTCACATGATAGAAATTC ATATGTTTGGACACAAGAAGGACAAGATTGGGTACCTACGCTTGTTATTCTCAAGCTAAACCGTGCAGCTTTATGTGTCCAGTGGAGTCCAAAAG AAAATAAGTTTGCTGTGGGAAGTGGTGCTAAGTCTGTATCCATTTGCTACTACGAACAAGAGAACAACTG GTGGATTAGCAAGGTTATTAGGAAGAAGCATGAATCTTCTGTTACTAGTGTCGCGTGGCATCCAAACAAT ATACATCTTGCAACAACTTCTACTGATGGTAAATGCAGAGTGTTCTCCACTATCATCAAGGGTGTAGATACAAG GGGACCACAAGCAGGTGCCTCAGTGGATTGGAAATTCGGAGAG CAAATTGCTCAACTTGATCTATCACCTACATGGGCATTTGGTGTAAGGTGGTCGCCAAGTGGAAAAACATTGGCCTATGCAG GGCACAGTTCCATGATTTATTTCGTTGATGATGTTGAAGGGTCTCCTGCTGCGCAAAATTTGGCACTGCGTGAT ATTCTTTTTGTTTCTGAAAAGATGGCGATTGGTGTTGGATTTGACTGCAATCCTTTGATCTTTGCTGCAGATGAGACTGGACTTTG GAGTTTTGTCAGATATTTGGATGAAAGGAAAGTTACTCCATCAACTTCAAAAGCCTCACAG CTCTCAGAGGCCCTTGGGAAGTTGTACGGCCAATCGAGGCAAGGGTCGAGCAGCGACACTGTCGAACCATCGAAGCCTCGAGGCGGCGCTCACGAGAACTGCATAAC TTGCATCGTGCCGTTGAGAAAAGGGAGCGAGAGCATTGTCAAACGGTTCAGCACATCAG GGCTGGACGGCAAGATTGTGGTATGGGATCTGGAGAATCACATCACCATTTCAAAATAG
- the LOC123139870 gene encoding actin-related protein 2/3 complex subunit 1B isoform X1: MAAQAIHQFAECITCHAWSPDHSMIAFCPNTTEVHIYKFFTDKWEKLHVLAKHDQIVSGIDWSRSSNKIVTVSHDRNSYVWTQEGQDWVPTLVILKLNRAALCVQWSPKENKFAVGSGAKSVSICYYEQENNWWISKVIRKKHESSVTSVAWHPNNIHLATTSTDGKCRVFSTIIKGVDTRGPQAGASVDWKFGEQIAQLDLSPTWAFGVRWSPSGKTLAYAGHSSMIYFVDDVEGSPAAQNLALRDLPLRDILFVSEKMAIGVGFDCNPLIFAADETGLWSFVRYLDERKVTPSTSKASQLSEALGKLYGQSRQGSSSDTVEPSKPRGGAHENCITCIVPLRKGSESIVKRFSTSGLDGKIVVWDLENHITISK; encoded by the exons ATGGCCGCGCAGGCGATCCACCAGTTCGCCGAGTGCATCACCTGCCACGCCTGGAGCCCCGACCACTCCA TGATTGCCTTTTGTCCAAATACCACAGAAGTACACATTTATAAGTTTTTCACAGACAAGTGGGAGAAACTTCATGTTCTTGCAAAG CATGATCAGATAGTGTCTGGAATAGACTGGAGTAGATCTTCCAACAAAATTGTGACTGTTTCACATGATAGAAATTC ATATGTTTGGACACAAGAAGGACAAGATTGGGTACCTACGCTTGTTATTCTCAAGCTAAACCGTGCAGCTTTATGTGTCCAGTGGAGTCCAAAAG AAAATAAGTTTGCTGTGGGAAGTGGTGCTAAGTCTGTATCCATTTGCTACTACGAACAAGAGAACAACTG GTGGATTAGCAAGGTTATTAGGAAGAAGCATGAATCTTCTGTTACTAGTGTCGCGTGGCATCCAAACAAT ATACATCTTGCAACAACTTCTACTGATGGTAAATGCAGAGTGTTCTCCACTATCATCAAGGGTGTAGATACAAG GGGACCACAAGCAGGTGCCTCAGTGGATTGGAAATTCGGAGAG CAAATTGCTCAACTTGATCTATCACCTACATGGGCATTTGGTGTAAGGTGGTCGCCAAGTGGAAAAACATTGGCCTATGCAG GGCACAGTTCCATGATTTATTTCGTTGATGATGTTGAAGGGTCTCCTGCTGCGCAAAATTTGGCACTGCGTGATCTGCCTCTCCGTGAT ATTCTTTTTGTTTCTGAAAAGATGGCGATTGGTGTTGGATTTGACTGCAATCCTTTGATCTTTGCTGCAGATGAGACTGGACTTTG GAGTTTTGTCAGATATTTGGATGAAAGGAAAGTTACTCCATCAACTTCAAAAGCCTCACAG CTCTCAGAGGCCCTTGGGAAGTTGTACGGCCAATCGAGGCAAGGGTCGAGCAGCGACACTGTCGAACCATCGAAGCCTCGAGGCGGCGCTCACGAGAACTGCATAAC TTGCATCGTGCCGTTGAGAAAAGGGAGCGAGAGCATTGTCAAACGGTTCAGCACATCAG GGCTGGACGGCAAGATTGTGGTATGGGATCTGGAGAATCACATCACCATTTCAAAATAG